The proteins below come from a single Candidatus Hydrogenedens sp. genomic window:
- the amrS gene encoding AmmeMemoRadiSam system radical SAM enzyme produces MTALVKCELCPRYCILDNGQKGECRIRVNIEGKLYTLTYGHPCSIHIDPVEKKPLYHFLPGTPILSLATVGCNLHCKNCQNWEISQTEPYQLETEFIEPEKISTLAIQYQCPSIAYTYTEPLAYYEYTYECCKISAEKGLKNVLVTAGYINEEPYKRLLPLVHSANIDLKGFSEEFYRTVCDGTLKPVLKTLELTKNAGVELEVTNLVIPTMNDKDEDFQKLCEWVVSNLGKDTPLHFSQFYPRYKMTHLPPTPLETLLKARQIALNVGLQFVYIGNIIHRESSNTYCPSCKSLLVERYGFNVLQNNISQGKCPKCNTEIYGIWQ; encoded by the coding sequence ATGACTGCATTAGTAAAATGTGAACTTTGTCCGCGTTATTGTATTCTTGACAATGGTCAAAAAGGCGAATGCCGTATCCGCGTCAATATAGAGGGGAAACTTTATACTCTTACATATGGTCATCCCTGTTCTATCCATATTGACCCTGTAGAAAAAAAACCTCTTTATCATTTTTTACCGGGAACACCTATTTTATCGCTTGCCACTGTAGGTTGTAACCTTCATTGTAAAAATTGCCAGAATTGGGAAATATCTCAGACAGAACCTTATCAATTGGAAACAGAATTTATAGAACCTGAAAAAATTTCTACATTGGCTATCCAGTATCAATGTCCTTCCATCGCTTATACTTATACAGAGCCATTGGCTTACTATGAATATACCTACGAGTGCTGTAAAATATCCGCTGAAAAAGGCTTAAAGAATGTTCTTGTAACCGCAGGATATATTAACGAAGAACCTTATAAAAGATTATTACCTCTTGTCCATTCTGCAAATATAGATTTAAAAGGCTTTTCAGAGGAATTTTACAGGACGGTATGCGATGGAACTTTAAAGCCTGTATTAAAAACTTTGGAACTAACTAAAAATGCGGGCGTTGAATTAGAAGTTACAAATTTAGTTATTCCTACAATGAACGATAAAGATGAAGATTTTCAAAAACTATGCGAATGGGTAGTAAGTAATTTAGGAAAAGACACCCCATTACATTTCTCCCAATTCTATCCTCGTTACAAAATGACACATTTACCCCCAACACCTTTAGAAACCCTTCTGAAAGCGCGTCAAATTGCCTTAAATGTAGGTTTGCAATTTGTGTATATTGGGAATATTATTCATAGAGAAAGTTCTAATACCTATTGCCCATCATGTAAAAGTTTACTTGTTGAACGATATGGCTTCAATGTTCTTCAAAATAATATTTCACAGGGGAAATGTCCCAAATGTAACACGGAGATATACGGAATATGGCAATAA
- a CDS encoding MarR family transcriptional regulator has product MERYDELVYEIFKTIQMIQRWMHNRFHCCSADKEKIKLGHDLTMPQFQMLITIKDCEPLKLKELAEYLYVSPSAASLMLDRLVELGLVVREQSSEDRREIQIRLTPEASETLKWHENQILTGISELLKGLGDETASQWVDVYKKIREYLITVQNTNK; this is encoded by the coding sequence ATGGAACGCTATGATGAGTTAGTCTACGAAATATTCAAAACAATTCAGATGATACAACGGTGGATGCATAACAGGTTCCATTGTTGTTCTGCCGATAAAGAAAAAATAAAGTTAGGGCATGACCTGACAATGCCGCAGTTCCAGATGTTGATTACAATAAAGGACTGTGAGCCATTAAAATTAAAAGAGTTAGCAGAATATTTATATGTATCACCTTCTGCAGCAAGTTTGATGTTAGACCGATTGGTAGAATTAGGTTTAGTAGTTCGCGAACAGTCGTCGGAGGACCGTCGTGAGATACAGATACGCTTAACACCGGAAGCCAGTGAAACTCTAAAATGGCATGAAAATCAGATTTTAACGGGGATAAGTGAATTGTTAAAGGGTTTAGGCGATGAAACGGCATCTCAATGGGTTGATGTTTATAAAAAGATAAGAGAATATTTAATAACCGTTCAGAATACCAATAAATAA
- a CDS encoding biotin/lipoyl-binding protein produces MSNDEVKRYLTIAKLFSFFIAILILLLGIISFVFFSSLRKPPAQAEQEEIPIPVNVIQAQPEDVPIILNGFGEVRTLATVPISPEVSGRVIRIHPRLEAGEVIPAGEVLFEIDPSDYQVRLKSAQAGLEQSRQTLKRIQEQFASDKERLKTLERTKDLAYSEFQRVKQLFEREKVGTQSNVEQTERAYNQALDAYNLLVQSVELYPLKVRESEEAVKSAEAQLSQAEINLSRTQVKVPFNARIKTVNLEAGQYVNPGAVVMTLSDDSILEISVPLDAKQATQWLPFQKDNINIDSAWFPPLEPKECEILWTEDKENHKWKGLLNRIERYDEKTRTVYTVIRIEKENIFSITDDKIPLVQGMFCQVKIPGKVLSGVYRLPDTAVSFEGIVYTAENNRLKSVQVERLYIQGDEVIVSGLKAGTVVITTRLINPIENSLLEVQKLGDKEAVS; encoded by the coding sequence ATGAGTAATGATGAAGTAAAAAGATATTTAACAATAGCAAAGTTATTCTCATTTTTTATCGCTATTTTAATTTTGTTATTAGGGATTATTTCATTCGTTTTCTTTTCCTCCCTTCGCAAGCCGCCTGCACAAGCGGAACAGGAAGAAATTCCCATTCCTGTTAATGTAATTCAGGCTCAGCCCGAAGATGTCCCGATTATATTGAACGGTTTTGGAGAAGTTCGGACCTTAGCGACTGTTCCTATATCCCCGGAAGTATCAGGACGCGTTATTCGCATACATCCAAGACTTGAAGCCGGTGAAGTTATTCCGGCGGGAGAAGTTTTATTTGAAATAGACCCCAGTGACTATCAGGTGCGATTAAAGTCTGCACAAGCAGGTTTAGAGCAATCGAGACAAACATTGAAAAGAATACAGGAACAGTTTGCCTCTGATAAGGAACGACTAAAAACATTAGAACGCACAAAAGACCTGGCTTATTCAGAGTTTCAGCGTGTAAAGCAGTTATTTGAAAGAGAAAAAGTAGGGACACAATCCAATGTTGAACAAACAGAGAGGGCTTATAATCAGGCATTGGATGCTTATAACCTATTGGTTCAATCCGTTGAGTTATATCCTTTAAAAGTTAGAGAATCCGAGGAAGCAGTAAAAAGCGCAGAAGCCCAATTATCTCAGGCTGAGATTAATTTATCACGGACCCAGGTGAAAGTTCCCTTTAATGCACGGATTAAAACAGTTAATCTTGAGGCAGGGCAGTATGTGAACCCTGGTGCTGTTGTAATGACTCTTTCAGATGATTCCATTCTGGAAATATCCGTTCCCTTAGATGCAAAACAAGCGACCCAATGGCTTCCGTTTCAGAAAGATAATATAAATATTGATTCTGCATGGTTTCCACCATTAGAGCCTAAAGAATGCGAGATTTTGTGGACAGAAGACAAGGAAAATCATAAATGGAAAGGATTATTAAACCGTATCGAAAGGTATGATGAGAAAACGAGGACAGTTTATACAGTTATTCGTATTGAGAAGGAAAATATTTTTTCAATAACGGATGATAAAATCCCATTGGTTCAGGGTATGTTTTGTCAGGTAAAAATTCCGGGAAAAGTATTGTCGGGAGTATATCGGTTGCCGGATACGGCTGTAAGTTTTGAAGGGATAGTTTATACGGCAGAAAATAACCGATTGAAATCAGTTCAAGTAGAGAGGTTATATATTCAAGGCGATGAAGTGATAGTGAGTGGTCTTAAAGCAGGGACTGTAGTTATTACAACCCGTTTAATTAATCCGATAGAAAATTCATTACTGGAAGTTCAAAAATTGGGAGATAAGGAAGCCGTTTCATGA
- the amrB gene encoding AmmeMemoRadiSam system protein B: protein MRNYSYIILFLLFIVVIPFACGENSTSNKEKEVGSPKVYKSLIAGQWYDASPQKLTQQISEMFNKADIEPIENVIGLILPHAGYMYSGLTACKGIKATDKSLYSRIIILGTSHRAPLENIISIPSVDFYETPLGQIPIDVEIIQDLKKFPYFKEVPLAQQGEHSIEIELPLLQYVKKDFKLIPLICGKLDLETTQKIAQILQNYIDEKTLVIASSDFTHYGPNYNYIPFSEDIPKNLKKLDMGAYQYIEKRDVKKFYEYIEKTGITICGPYGIGVLMYLLPENTQVNLVEYKQSGEIVNDYQNSVSYFGIAFTGTWEKKERTPMNTSTTLTPEEKKDLLKLARWTLEYVLEHNKLPSDNEIPIKVTEIMKTPRAAFVTLKINEDLRGCIGEIFATKPMYKSVLQNAYNAGFKDPRFYPISKEELPKIKIDISLLTHPRKINHYNEIELGKHGIILKKGYYQALFLPQVAPEQNWNLQQTLEHLSMKAGLPPDGYKEGAEFEVFEAEVFHEE, encoded by the coding sequence ATGAGAAATTATTCCTATATAATTTTATTCCTTCTATTCATTGTTGTTATTCCATTTGCATGCGGAGAAAATTCCACTTCGAATAAGGAGAAAGAAGTTGGTTCTCCAAAAGTTTATAAATCACTAATAGCCGGCCAATGGTATGACGCATCTCCTCAAAAACTTACGCAGCAGATTTCGGAAATGTTTAATAAGGCAGATATAGAACCTATAGAAAATGTAATAGGACTTATATTACCTCATGCAGGTTATATGTATTCTGGACTAACTGCATGCAAAGGGATTAAGGCAACAGATAAATCTTTATATTCCAGAATAATTATCTTGGGAACCAGTCATAGAGCACCCTTGGAGAATATTATAAGTATTCCCTCCGTAGATTTTTATGAAACACCCTTAGGACAAATACCTATTGATGTAGAAATTATTCAGGATTTAAAAAAATTTCCGTATTTTAAAGAAGTCCCTTTGGCTCAACAGGGAGAACATAGTATTGAAATTGAGTTGCCATTACTTCAATACGTTAAAAAAGACTTTAAATTAATTCCTCTAATTTGCGGAAAATTAGATTTAGAAACTACACAAAAAATAGCACAGATATTACAAAACTACATTGATGAAAAAACATTAGTCATTGCCAGTAGCGATTTCACTCATTATGGACCGAATTATAATTACATACCTTTTAGTGAGGACATTCCTAAAAATCTTAAAAAACTGGATATGGGAGCATATCAATATATAGAAAAACGGGATGTAAAGAAGTTTTATGAATATATTGAAAAAACAGGGATTACAATTTGTGGTCCGTATGGAATTGGAGTTTTAATGTATCTATTACCCGAAAATACTCAAGTAAATCTTGTAGAATATAAACAATCCGGTGAAATTGTAAACGATTATCAGAATTCCGTAAGTTATTTCGGGATTGCTTTCACTGGGACATGGGAAAAGAAGGAAAGAACACCTATGAATACTTCAACAACATTAACACCTGAAGAAAAAAAAGACTTATTAAAATTAGCACGCTGGACACTTGAATATGTGTTAGAACACAACAAATTGCCATCTGATAACGAAATACCCATCAAAGTAACAGAAATAATGAAAACACCACGAGCCGCCTTTGTTACTTTGAAAATAAACGAGGACCTTCGAGGTTGTATCGGCGAAATTTTTGCAACAAAACCTATGTATAAATCTGTTCTTCAAAACGCATATAATGCAGGTTTTAAAGATCCTCGATTTTACCCTATTTCAAAAGAGGAGTTACCTAAAATTAAAATTGATATATCCCTTCTTACCCATCCCCGAAAAATAAATCATTATAACGAGATTGAATTAGGCAAACACGGAATTATTCTTAAAAAAGGTTATTATCAGGCTTTATTCTTACCGCAGGTAGCCCCTGAACAAAATTGGAATTTGCAGCAGACATTAGAACATCTGTCCATGAAAGCAGGATTACCACCTGATGGATATAAAGAAGGTGCTGAATTTGAAGTTTTTGAAGCAGAAGTATTCCACGAAGAGTAA
- a CDS encoding efflux RND transporter permease subunit, which produces MNQFLGYFVGNRVFANILTAVILIAGLISLLLIRRELFPEFSLDMITVQVLYPGADPEEVEEGICRKIEESLDTVEGIKRYTTVASENMGMANIEVMDSYDLSKVYDKVRNAIDSISTFPKDAEKPITNEVTIRREVIQVALSGNLPDKILKEWAEQIKDELQALPELSQVFIFGAKQYEIGIEISEEKLQKLGLTFSQVASAIRSGNLNISGGLIRSKGAEIRVRTIGRKYYADELAKIVVLAKPTGEVITLDQVAEIRDDFNEDPLEADFNGEKSVLISCFKTQEEDDIAISDAVHKYVEAKQKQLPPGVKISLWNDGARLIRARLKLLEENGIQGLIIVILMLLLLMNARLSFFVTLGIPISFAGAISIMYYLGSTINMMSLFGLIMVLGMLVDDGIVIGEAIYYHRQRGLPPMKAALTGVEEVGLPVIGAVTTTIAAFLPLMFVSGIMGKFIRILPIVVISALSISLSEALFLLPAHLNDLPDLSHTISNSDNRKHPLRKLRWFFSDSLDAFIDKIYLPILNTMLKHRYISLTAFIAILLTVLGLVRGQIIKFEVFSDADGDSLMAQVEFPAGTPFHVTKDAVKRMEEALKRLAEKTTTISGEPLIQNIYSVVGQSSSGFSAQGGSNVGEIRVELLPTERRGIHAKKISSMWAKETGIIPGTLKQKYDVSGGGPRGTGIELWLRSENLQDIIHASQEIKEKLKTYEGVYQIEDDYRPAKIEARFYLKPEAQTLGITLDSLGRQLAGGFFGEEAVRIQRGRDDIRIRVRYPREDRSYLSILNQVRIRTNQGYEVPLFAVADVDFTPGFSSITRVDGMRRVVVTADIDSTKTNSTEIINDLTNTFLPSLQKKYPGLIWSFEGPQQSSRDALASLKVGFPIALLLIFLIISSIFHSYTQPILIMLTIPFGIVGALIGHLLFGQIVTLMSLFGIVALSGVVVNDAIVFVDCFNANLSEGNSFISSILQAGKRRFRAIFLTSSTTFGGLVGLLFTRDMQAQFIKPMAVSLAIGLVFSTTVTLLFIPTIIGVLNDIRRLFYIIKTRKIPKPEEVEPVFSMLEQKRQLENSSL; this is translated from the coding sequence ATGAATCAGTTTTTAGGGTATTTTGTCGGAAACCGTGTTTTTGCAAATATACTAACTGCTGTTATTCTTATTGCGGGACTAATTTCTTTGTTATTAATCCGAAGAGAGTTATTCCCGGAGTTCTCGTTGGATATGATAACCGTGCAGGTGCTTTATCCTGGTGCAGACCCCGAAGAAGTCGAAGAAGGAATTTGTCGAAAGATTGAAGAATCTTTAGACACTGTGGAAGGAATCAAACGATATACAACGGTTGCTTCAGAAAATATGGGAATGGCAAATATTGAGGTGATGGATAGTTATGATTTAAGCAAGGTTTATGATAAGGTTCGCAATGCTATTGATTCTATTTCTACATTTCCAAAAGATGCCGAGAAACCTATAACTAATGAAGTAACTATCCGCCGTGAGGTTATTCAAGTTGCCTTATCAGGGAATTTGCCGGATAAAATCTTAAAAGAGTGGGCGGAACAAATAAAAGATGAATTACAAGCCCTACCGGAACTTTCACAAGTTTTTATTTTTGGAGCGAAACAGTACGAAATAGGAATTGAGATTTCGGAAGAAAAACTTCAAAAATTAGGACTAACATTTTCACAGGTAGCATCAGCAATTCGTTCTGGAAACTTAAATATTTCCGGGGGACTTATTCGTTCGAAAGGAGCGGAAATACGAGTTCGAACAATAGGAAGAAAATATTATGCGGATGAACTGGCTAAGATAGTTGTGCTTGCCAAACCTACGGGTGAAGTTATTACACTGGACCAGGTAGCGGAAATACGAGATGATTTTAACGAAGACCCCTTAGAGGCAGATTTTAATGGGGAGAAGTCCGTTTTAATTTCGTGTTTCAAAACACAAGAAGAAGATGATATAGCCATATCCGATGCAGTTCATAAATATGTAGAGGCGAAACAAAAACAGTTGCCTCCCGGCGTAAAAATTTCTTTATGGAACGATGGAGCCCGGTTAATTCGAGCCCGATTGAAGTTACTTGAAGAAAATGGAATTCAAGGGTTAATTATTGTAATTTTAATGTTGCTGTTATTAATGAATGCTCGTTTATCCTTTTTTGTTACTTTAGGCATTCCTATTTCCTTTGCAGGGGCTATTAGCATTATGTATTATCTTGGAAGTACCATAAACATGATGTCATTATTTGGGTTAATCATGGTGTTAGGTATGTTGGTTGATGATGGGATAGTAATTGGTGAAGCGATATATTACCATCGTCAGCGAGGACTACCACCTATGAAGGCAGCGTTAACAGGTGTGGAAGAAGTGGGATTGCCTGTCATAGGGGCTGTAACCACAACAATAGCGGCATTTTTACCATTGATGTTTGTGAGTGGAATTATGGGCAAGTTTATCCGCATTTTACCAATAGTTGTTATTTCGGCATTAAGTATATCATTATCTGAAGCTCTTTTCTTACTTCCTGCTCATCTCAATGACCTCCCTGATTTATCTCATACTATTTCAAATTCCGATAATCGGAAACATCCTTTGAGAAAACTAAGATGGTTCTTTAGCGATTCTCTTGATGCTTTTATTGATAAAATATATCTCCCGATTTTAAATACTATGTTAAAACATCGTTATATTTCATTAACTGCTTTTATAGCCATATTATTAACGGTACTGGGACTTGTCCGAGGACAGATTATTAAATTTGAAGTCTTTTCTGACGCTGATGGAGATTCTTTAATGGCACAAGTTGAGTTCCCAGCGGGGACACCTTTTCATGTTACCAAAGATGCGGTAAAGAGGATGGAGGAGGCTCTTAAAAGGTTAGCAGAAAAGACAACTACAATAAGCGGTGAACCATTAATTCAGAATATCTATAGTGTCGTAGGGCAGAGTAGCAGTGGCTTTTCTGCTCAGGGTGGAAGTAATGTGGGTGAAATTCGAGTAGAGTTATTACCTACAGAACGAAGGGGGATTCATGCGAAGAAAATAAGTTCTATGTGGGCGAAAGAGACGGGGATAATTCCGGGGACATTAAAACAGAAATATGATGTAAGTGGTGGAGGTCCACGGGGAACGGGGATAGAATTATGGTTAAGAAGTGAAAATCTTCAAGATATAATTCATGCCAGTCAAGAGATAAAAGAAAAACTTAAGACTTATGAAGGGGTATATCAGATTGAAGATGATTACCGTCCTGCAAAAATTGAAGCGAGATTTTATTTGAAACCTGAAGCACAAACATTGGGAATAACCCTGGATTCCTTAGGCAGACAATTAGCCGGTGGTTTCTTTGGGGAAGAGGCTGTCCGAATACAAAGGGGTAGGGATGATATCCGCATACGGGTTCGCTATCCTCGTGAAGACCGTAGTTACCTTTCTATATTAAATCAAGTCCGTATAAGGACCAATCAAGGATATGAAGTTCCTCTATTTGCTGTTGCCGATGTAGATTTTACTCCTGGATTTTCTTCAATAACACGCGTTGATGGGATGCGAAGAGTGGTTGTTACAGCAGATATAGACTCAACAAAGACTAATTCAACAGAAATTATTAATGATTTAACAAATACTTTTCTCCCATCTCTTCAAAAGAAATATCCGGGATTAATATGGTCATTTGAAGGACCCCAACAAAGCAGTAGAGATGCTCTGGCTTCATTAAAAGTAGGGTTTCCGATTGCTTTATTGCTGATTTTTCTGATTATTTCATCCATATTCCATTCCTATACTCAGCCAATACTGATTATGCTTACAATTCCATTTGGAATTGTGGGAGCACTAATTGGACACTTATTATTCGGACAAATTGTAACACTCATGAGCTTATTCGGGATTGTTGCTCTTTCCGGGGTGGTTGTTAACGATGCCATTGTTTTTGTAGATTGTTTTAATGCAAACCTTAGCGAAGGAAATAGTTTTATTTCATCAATCCTTCAAGCTGGGAAGAGAAGATTTCGGGCTATTTTCTTAACTTCAAGTACTACATTCGGAGGACTTGTTGGATTGCTCTTTACGCGTGATATGCAGGCACAATTCATAAAGCCGATGGCCGTTTCTTTAGCAATTGGTTTAGTATTTTCCACTACAGTAACGCTTTTATTTATACCTACTATTATTGGTGTACTAAATGATATTCGAAGATTATTTTATATAATTAAAACTCGAAAAATTCCCAAACCTGAAGAAGTGGAACCCGTATTTTCAATGTTAGAACAAAAACGGCAATTAGAAAATAGTTCACTATAA
- a CDS encoding putative zinc-binding protein produces the protein MQCNCSNEEGVTLIYSCSGVANTGLIADRVMRNLVREKVCRGSCLSGVASDASGFIQSALAANKNVVIDGCSVACGKKIFEKREIPFEHIVITDLGVEKGKTIVTDELVQQMTEVIKEKIQK, from the coding sequence ATGCAATGTAATTGTTCTAATGAAGAAGGTGTTACTCTTATTTACTCTTGTTCTGGTGTCGCAAATACGGGGCTGATAGCAGACCGAGTTATGAGAAATTTAGTAAGAGAAAAAGTTTGTCGTGGTTCGTGTCTTTCAGGCGTTGCATCTGATGCATCTGGTTTTATACAGTCTGCATTAGCAGCAAACAAGAATGTGGTAATAGATGGTTGCTCTGTTGCCTGTGGGAAGAAAATATTTGAGAAGAGAGAAATACCCTTTGAACATATTGTAATAACAGATTTAGGCGTAGAAAAAGGGAAAACAATTGTTACCGATGAGTTGGTTCAACAGATGACGGAAGTAATTAAAGAAAAAATTCAAAAATAG